Proteins encoded together in one Myxococcus stipitatus window:
- the cheB gene encoding chemotaxis-specific protein-glutamate methyltransferase CheB, whose amino-acid sequence MTTSTPIRVLVVDDSAFARKVLRQVLSHAEGLEVVGTARDGLDALEKLVELSPDVITLDLVMPGLDGLGVLRALASMPSPPRVVVVSSAGEESELAVTALQAGAVELVHKPTALATDRLYELGEVLVAKVRAAAIAVPRPSVAPAPPVEAPPPRPPVLGPARNLVVVGTSTGGPQALTRLLSMLPPDFPAPMALALHIPAGYTEAVARRLDAQCALEVLEAEQGMELRPGRVVLARAGQHLKVERHGERTLARLDRHPVRLPHHPSVDVLFESAAKAWGADTVGLVLTGMGDDGLEGARTIRAAGGTVLTEAESSCVVYGMPRVVDEAGLSAGTAPLEGLLALLRAHLR is encoded by the coding sequence ATGACGACGTCCACCCCCATTCGCGTGCTGGTGGTGGACGACTCCGCCTTCGCGCGCAAGGTGCTGCGCCAGGTGCTCTCCCACGCGGAGGGCCTGGAGGTGGTGGGCACCGCGCGCGACGGCCTGGACGCGCTGGAGAAGCTGGTGGAGCTGTCCCCGGACGTCATCACCCTGGACCTGGTGATGCCGGGGTTGGACGGGCTGGGCGTGCTGCGGGCGCTGGCCTCCATGCCCTCCCCGCCGCGCGTCGTCGTCGTGAGCAGCGCGGGCGAGGAGAGCGAGCTGGCGGTGACCGCCCTCCAGGCCGGCGCGGTGGAGCTGGTGCACAAGCCCACGGCGCTCGCCACCGACCGGCTCTACGAACTGGGCGAGGTGCTGGTGGCCAAGGTCCGCGCGGCCGCCATCGCCGTGCCCCGCCCGTCCGTCGCGCCCGCCCCACCCGTGGAGGCGCCGCCGCCGCGCCCCCCCGTCCTCGGCCCCGCCCGCAACCTCGTGGTGGTGGGCACCTCCACGGGGGGCCCCCAGGCCCTCACGCGCCTGCTGTCCATGCTGCCCCCGGACTTCCCCGCGCCCATGGCCCTGGCCCTCCACATCCCCGCGGGCTACACGGAGGCCGTCGCCCGGCGCCTGGACGCGCAATGCGCGCTGGAGGTGCTGGAGGCGGAGCAGGGGATGGAGCTGCGGCCCGGGCGCGTGGTGCTGGCGCGCGCCGGCCAGCACCTCAAGGTGGAGCGTCACGGAGAGCGCACGCTCGCCCGCCTGGATCGCCACCCCGTGCGCCTGCCCCACCACCCCTCGGTGGACGTCCTCTTCGAGAGCGCCGCCAAGGCCTGGGGCGCGGACACCGTGGGCCTGGTGCTCACCGGCATGGGCGACGACGGGCTGGAGGGGGCCCGGACCATCCGCGCCGCCGGCGGCACCGTGCTCACCGAAGCCGAGTCCTCCTGCGTCGTCTACGGAATGCCCCGCGTCGTGGACGAGGCCGGCCTGTCCGCCGGCACCGCGCCCCTGGAAGGACTGCTGGCGCTGCTCAGGGCCCACCTGCGGTGA
- a CDS encoding CheR family methyltransferase codes for MPSLPLSPQVFAILAALVEQRAGLHYAPEDRELLADKVSSRALEAGFDSLLDYYYFLRYDPAGSEALDTLVDSLLVHETYFFREAQPLVVLVEDVLAPAVRQGRRPRVWCAACSTGEEPLTLAMMLADRELLSGVELVASDLSARALERARGGDHNLRSLRALPKGVEGRWLEVVEGRARPRRELVDAIAWKRVNLVDAAAVAALGTFDAILCRNVLIYFQDDTARRVVESLTRALRPGGQLLVGSSESLMRFGTALRCEERRGAFFYNKGPA; via the coding sequence ATGCCCTCGTTGCCCCTGTCGCCCCAGGTGTTCGCCATCCTCGCGGCCCTCGTCGAGCAGCGCGCCGGCCTGCACTACGCGCCGGAGGACCGCGAGCTGCTCGCGGACAAGGTGTCCTCCCGCGCGCTGGAGGCGGGCTTCGACTCGCTGCTCGACTACTACTACTTCCTCCGGTACGACCCGGCCGGCTCGGAGGCCCTGGACACGCTCGTCGACTCGCTGCTGGTCCACGAGACGTACTTCTTCCGCGAGGCCCAGCCCCTGGTGGTGCTGGTGGAGGACGTGCTCGCCCCGGCGGTGCGCCAGGGACGGCGTCCTCGCGTCTGGTGCGCGGCGTGCTCCACCGGCGAGGAGCCGCTGACGCTGGCGATGATGCTCGCGGACCGCGAGCTGCTGTCCGGCGTGGAGCTGGTGGCCAGCGACCTGAGCGCGCGCGCGCTGGAGCGCGCCCGGGGAGGCGACCACAACCTGCGCTCGCTGCGCGCCCTTCCCAAGGGCGTGGAGGGCCGGTGGCTGGAGGTGGTGGAGGGCCGCGCCAGGCCCCGGCGCGAACTGGTGGACGCGATTGCGTGGAAGCGCGTCAACCTGGTGGACGCCGCGGCGGTGGCGGCGCTGGGCACCTTCGACGCCATCCTCTGCCGCAACGTCCTCATCTACTTCCAGGACGACACCGCGCGCCGCGTGGTGGAGTCGCTCACCCGGGCGCTGCGGCCGGGCGGGCAGCTGCTCGTCGGCTCCTCCGAATCGCTGATGCGCTTTGGCACGGCGCTGCGCTGCGAGGAGCGGCGCGGCGCCTTCTTCTACAACAAGGGCCCCGCATGA
- a CDS encoding HEAT repeat domain-containing protein, translated as MTVSSSSAPVATSPLSLSPDDRAQVEAVEQLSRRGVGSLDGLVSGLDTPSWAVRRAVVAALARLGTPAVPSLCEVLRLRRDSETRLAAAVEALVASTGEVDATVESLADDDNPAIVCDAAQVLGRRRSRRSVPLLARLTVHADDNVAVAAIEALGRVGGGAAVDALLAALGSGNFFRIFPAIDVLGRCGDPAVVPALLGLLADPFYALEAARALGRTGQDAAVPALVGLLRRGNDALVRVAAVALVDIHEAQVQRFGAARAVQAALRAGPELAALGRRLAHAVSSADSAERSALARLLGWVGGQDAAAGLLKLLDGPDPSVARSAAGALAELGADADEQILQSLRDGDSARRRVLLPLVGRRAASVPEVLACLEDRDASVRALAADTLSRIGDPAAVPALFQRLVDDDPRVVQAATGAIQSLGSEATEALALQAARSPDARLRRAALRIISYFGYPRGLEVLLAAMRDADERLRDAAIYGLPFIEDPRAVDALLTAATHESERTRAAAMRALGQTEKDARTTSTLLGGLNDRDPWVRYYACQSLGKLNEEAAADAIVALADDDAGQVRVAVVDALAHMHTESAMMALRRAASSADADVRRAALLGLGVARRQDALPVLLEALSSEDAATRLVALSAVAEYESPETLPALLRAASDRDDSVRSAAVGFLATRPGIPATQALVSLLGDMTLRERVVSALALPMDGRLPGLIAALDAADEVTAPLLVAALARMRRADARAALLQVLESASPMGRRAAAPAVGALGSTEARDALERAALRDEDPEVRRACAVALGR; from the coding sequence ATGACGGTGTCTTCTTCGTCGGCCCCCGTGGCGACATCCCCCCTGTCGCTGTCGCCGGACGACCGCGCGCAGGTGGAGGCGGTGGAGCAGCTGTCGCGGCGGGGCGTGGGCAGCCTGGACGGCCTGGTGTCCGGACTGGACACGCCGAGCTGGGCGGTGCGGCGCGCGGTGGTGGCCGCCCTGGCGCGGCTGGGCACGCCCGCGGTGCCGTCGTTGTGCGAGGTGCTGCGGCTGCGCCGCGACAGCGAGACGCGGCTGGCGGCGGCGGTGGAGGCGCTGGTGGCCTCCACCGGCGAGGTGGACGCCACCGTCGAGTCGCTCGCGGACGACGACAACCCCGCCATCGTCTGTGACGCGGCGCAGGTGCTGGGCCGGCGCCGCAGCCGGCGCTCCGTGCCGCTGCTGGCCCGGCTCACCGTCCACGCGGACGACAACGTGGCGGTCGCCGCCATCGAGGCGCTGGGCCGCGTCGGCGGCGGGGCGGCGGTGGACGCGCTGCTGGCGGCGCTGGGCAGCGGCAACTTCTTCCGCATCTTCCCCGCCATCGACGTGCTGGGCCGCTGCGGGGACCCGGCGGTGGTGCCCGCGCTGCTGGGCCTGCTGGCGGACCCCTTCTACGCCCTGGAGGCGGCGCGGGCGCTGGGGCGCACCGGCCAGGACGCGGCGGTGCCGGCGCTGGTGGGCCTGTTGCGGCGGGGCAACGACGCCCTGGTGCGCGTGGCGGCGGTGGCGCTGGTGGACATCCACGAGGCGCAGGTGCAGCGCTTCGGCGCCGCGCGCGCGGTGCAGGCGGCGCTGCGCGCGGGGCCGGAGCTGGCGGCCCTGGGCCGCAGGCTGGCGCACGCGGTGAGCAGCGCGGACTCCGCGGAGCGCAGCGCGCTGGCGCGGCTGCTCGGCTGGGTGGGCGGTCAGGACGCGGCGGCGGGGCTGCTCAAGCTGCTGGACGGGCCGGACCCGTCCGTGGCGCGCTCGGCGGCGGGGGCGCTGGCGGAGCTGGGCGCGGACGCGGACGAGCAGATCCTCCAGTCGCTGCGCGACGGCGACAGCGCCCGGCGGCGCGTGCTGCTGCCCCTGGTGGGGCGCCGGGCCGCGTCGGTGCCGGAGGTGCTGGCGTGCCTGGAGGACCGGGACGCGTCCGTGCGCGCGCTGGCGGCGGACACGCTGTCGCGCATCGGCGACCCGGCGGCGGTGCCGGCCCTCTTCCAGCGGCTCGTCGACGACGACCCGCGCGTGGTGCAGGCGGCCACGGGCGCCATCCAGTCGCTGGGCAGCGAGGCCACCGAGGCCCTGGCGCTCCAGGCGGCGCGCTCCCCGGACGCGCGGCTGCGCCGGGCGGCGCTGCGCATCATCTCGTACTTCGGCTATCCCCGGGGCCTGGAGGTGCTGCTGGCCGCCATGCGCGACGCCGACGAGCGGCTGCGCGACGCGGCCATCTACGGCCTGCCCTTCATCGAGGACCCGCGCGCGGTGGACGCGCTCCTGACCGCCGCCACGCACGAATCCGAACGCACGCGCGCGGCGGCCATGCGCGCGCTGGGGCAGACGGAGAAGGACGCGCGCACCACCTCCACGCTGCTGGGCGGCCTCAACGACCGCGACCCGTGGGTGCGCTACTACGCGTGCCAGTCGCTGGGGAAGCTCAACGAGGAGGCCGCCGCGGACGCCATCGTCGCGCTGGCGGACGACGACGCGGGGCAGGTGCGCGTGGCGGTGGTGGACGCGCTGGCGCACATGCACACGGAGAGCGCGATGATGGCGCTCAGGCGCGCGGCCTCCAGCGCCGACGCGGACGTGCGCCGCGCGGCCCTGCTGGGGCTGGGGGTGGCGCGGCGCCAGGACGCGCTGCCGGTGCTGCTGGAGGCGCTGTCCTCGGAGGACGCGGCCACGCGCCTGGTGGCCCTGTCCGCGGTGGCCGAGTACGAGTCCCCGGAGACGCTGCCCGCGCTGCTGCGCGCGGCGAGCGACCGGGACGACAGCGTGCGCAGCGCGGCGGTGGGTTTTCTCGCCACGCGCCCCGGCATCCCGGCCACGCAGGCCCTGGTGTCGCTGCTGGGCGACATGACGCTGCGCGAGCGCGTGGTGAGCGCGCTGGCGCTGCCCATGGACGGGCGGTTGCCCGGGCTCATCGCCGCGCTGGACGCCGCGGACGAGGTGACCGCGCCGCTCCTGGTCGCGGCGCTGGCGCGCATGCGCCGGGCGGACGCGCGCGCCGCGCTGCTCCAGGTGCTGGAGTCGGCCAGCCCCATGGGCCGCCGCGCCGCCGCGCCCGCGGTGGGGGCGCTGGGCTCGACGGAGGCCCGCGACGCGCTGGAGCGCGCGGCCCTGCGCGACGAGGACCCGGAGGTCCGCCGGGCCTGCGCCGTGGCGCTGGGGCGGTGA